The following nucleotide sequence is from Primulina tabacum isolate GXHZ01 chromosome 2, ASM2559414v2, whole genome shotgun sequence.
GAAGCAAACCACTAGGCTGTAAATGGATTTTCAAACGAAAAATGAAATGAGATGGAACCATAGATAAGTATAAAGCTAGATTGGTAATCAAAGGTTACCACCATCAACGTGAATGTCTTGATTACTTTGACACATATTCTCCTGTAACGAGAATAATCTCTATTCATGTGATATTTGCGATTGCCGCTTTGCAAAATCTTGAAGTACACCAAATGGACGTAAAGACACCTTTTCTAAATGGAGATTTAGAAGAGAAAATTATATGAAATAACCTGAGGGATTTTCTGTGACTgggcaagaaaataaaatttgtaagCTGGTGAGGTCTCTATATGGCTTAAAACAAGCATCAAAACAATGTcatgaaaaatttgataaaacaatGATAGAAAGTGGATTTAAATTCAGTGAATGTGTATACATAAAGAACACTGAAAATTGATATGTCATAAAGCATTGTCATTGGTAGTAATGATAAGATAATTAAATCCACCAAGAAGTTattgaactcaaaatttgacGCGAAAGATTTGGGCTGAGCTCATGTGATCCTTGGAATTAAAATTCATAGAACTTCAGAAGGACTAGTTCTAAGTCAATCACATTATGTGgacaaaatttttgaaaaattcaatAAGGATAACTCTACATTGGCTATAGATACCAGTCAAcatctatcaaagaatcgagATGAGAGTACGTCTCAGTTAGAATATTCTCGAGTCATTGGTAGTCTGATGTACTTAATGAGTTGTACAAGAGCAGACAAAGCCTATTCAGTAAGCAAATTGAGTAGATTCTCGAGTAATCCAAGAGTTGAACACTGGAAAGCAATTATCAGATTGCTAAGATAATTAAGGTACACTCGTGATAATGGGCTGCACTATACCAGATATCCTGCTATTATTGAAGGATACATTGATACAAACTGGATATTTGATatgaaataatcaaaatctaaaaGTGGATTTGTATTCACTTTAGGAGGTGCGACAATTGCATGGAAATCTTCTAAACAAATTGTAATGGCCAGATCCACGATGAAATCTGAGTTTATAGCTCTTGACAAGTGTGCTGAAGAGGTTGAATGACTGCGTCAATTCTTAGAAGATGTTCTAGGATGGAAAAAACCTGTGCCGACTATATGCATATATTGTCATAGTCAATCTGCGATTGAACGTGTATAAAATAATATGTATAATGATAAGTCTATACATATACGTCACATACACAATATCATTAGACAACTACTCTCAACTGGAGTTATCTCTGTTGACTATATAAAGTCAAAGGATAATGTAGTGGATCCGCTAGCCAAAGGATTGAACATATAGTTAGTTGCGAAATCGTCAAGAGGAATGAGTCTCAATCCTATAGAATAAATTGGTGCGAAGGAAAACCCAACCTACGCTGACCGGAGATCCCAAGAACTAGGTTCAATGGGACAACCTAATCGCACTAATTTGGAGAATCGCTGTGGGGGTTATCTATAGTACATTAATATTATGAAATAATGAATGTTGAGGATAAgcttatattttttaatgattcTGATGAGAAACAATATAGAATCACCTATGTGAGAGAGAAGTGGGACCGCTTCAAAGGAATTTTAAGGCTCAATTCTAGACCTTCTTGCATAACTAGTGATGTGTTCATGGTCAAAACGAACACAATCATGAAAACTGAAGAGTATTAGGAAGAGTCATGTGTGAAGTATATCTTAATTCACACAAACAGATGTACAGTTCAAAGACATCACGTCTACTGTCAACCAGTGAATTATTATGCCTTCACAAGGGAAGGTTCAAAGGGTAATACCTACCTATCTTATTCAAGAGTCAACTGTTGAACTTTATCATAAAAGCCTTTCGTATAACTTTCAATTTCCATTCATATGGGGGATTTTTggattatgtatatatataatatatattgggttgtgtattaatgaGCTTTCCTTATGTGAATGAAAATCAAGGGATGGTGGATTTATCCCATATAGGAAAAAAAAGTGGTATAGATGAGCTTATATGTATAAATAGGGGTTTATCCCATATAGGAAAAAATAAAGTGTTATAAATGAGCTTATATGTATAAATAGGGATATGCCAAGGCCATAATACACACCAGCAAACATCCACTTCTCCTGCATTTTTGCCTCCTGTTTCTTCCTTCGAAAGTGCTCCTTCTCCACGTTCTGCTGATAAAGTTCAGATACTATTTTGTTCACCAACGTAGTGATCTGTGCTACATCACTGCTGGTCTGCCGTTGTATCTTGAGAAATAGACGCCAGGTTAAATCCTCGAAGCACATACCAGAAGGGacaaatctgttttaaggaaactgCACTTGCTACAGACCTCAGTTTGTGATGGATCGGTTCAGGCACCTTTGAAGgtgtttcaaacacaatattctcaatgagctgcaatagctcgtgttctaagagtgtaaacaccgatgaattacaTCGAGTTTGTCTTTAAACCAAatgaaaaatactcgaaataatcattcgttaagtaaactaatcagtttaaagcttttaacttgtgtaaactgaatagtgtaaactgaataactgaaataaaatggatcagttcttgcatttatcagttcagttatggtgagaacttgAACTGACAACAATGCAAAcagatcaaatcagttttaaaacgaaagttaagcagttaaataaataatatatatttatggatgttcagagatttcaactGATCTTACATCACtctttctaccacctcgggtaggttccCTAGataactttgatttatacaacactttgtataaacccactcagcttaggacttaccctactgcctaactgaactcctagcctagactgaaggcagcatcttctagccaacacttgtttaatgtctatgtgttaaagactatatacacaagttttacgtctttgtgaaATGCTCACTCAGCTAGCCAATAAGCTTAAAtctctgtatatgtgagtgattgtgcgtgtgtgcgtgtgtgagaactgaactatgaatacaacacgaaggTGTTCTTACACACTGAGAATTTTGCTTATATACTAAGCAGTTGGCATGCCCTGTTTCTCTTTTGAACTTCACACACTTCTTGTTTTCTTCGTTGGTCTTCACTTATCTTCATCTTATATTTATAGACGCACagcttgatcgtacagtgagactcaattattgtatctgttgcatttaGAATCTGTTTCTCGATATTTGTCTTGTActttccgacagccattctgTAACATTTTGGCTTTAAGCActgctgcaacgtctattattgtcctttgactgtaTAAAAGCTTTTCCTCAGTGcacacagctggattccattgaatagGCTTGTCGTGTTATGCAAATTGATTGATTCGTAACTGATgttttgaactggtcagttgaactgatcttgaactagttcggtgaaatcagttggctcgtcaagCTGAACTAATTTTGCtgtttcagttgaactggtcagctggagtcttcatcagttgagctcttcatcagctggccgggcttctgaaggtcttctactaaactgcctatcagctggacaatcagttgaactggtctttgatatttcagttgaactgattcagtttaggCGATCAGTTGTCACTTTAAGTTTGCgtttcgatagcttcagttttggctcgataactgatcagtttgaatCCTAATAAGTTCCattttctgcgcacttaggtaaaaacattagaaacaaaaaaacaaattttgtgaacatcaaaatcaagattgcgaacatgaaatgttccaacagtttGATTTTGTTTTACATTTACGATACACATATTGTACAACTTTATTTTTACGAGCTTGTTTCAAACATTCTGTTATTTTTACATTTCGCTTACACGAATTTCGTATTTTCTTTTATATATGCTATTGATTTAAATATGAACATTATtgaagaaaattttgttattaaaaTACGAATTAAAAGAATATTAAAAGACAATTTAGTATTTCGAAAAGAAAATGTATGGTGATTGGTGAAATTGGGCATTGGACCTCTCTTTGGCTTAAGTGGGAATGTCTGCTCACTTTCCCAattgatatataattttatatgatGACTGCTTtgattatgatgatataatTTACAGATAATTAATAAACAAATCCAATTCAAAGAAATTCATTAATTCCAGCTATTTACCTAGtaattaatcataaaaatcatcgaAAAGAATTAGCAAATCCTCGAACgcgaagaaagaaaagaaacccAGAAAGATTCATCAATGCTCGGAAACGGGGAAACGGAATTTTGGGCTCACGTTCGATCGAAAGCAACAAATCAGAATTCTGGGGCTCAATTCTTGACTCTGATCAGAGTCGATCTTCTCTGTTTCAGGTAGATGGAGTAATTTCTCTGTGCGCGTGTGTTTTTTTAAACTCTAACTTTTGTATTCTACTACTACTTTTTTTGGGTGTAGTTTCTGTTTTTGTTTCTGATTTTTCACCCGTATCTTCGTTGTCTGGTGTACAACTTTTGCGACGATGAAATGTGAAACATAAATTCATGGAATGAAGTCCCGTTACGTTGCAGTGTTCTGTTTGTTGGCTTCTATTTTGGTTTTTATTTCGTCAGGATTTGAAAGAATAGATCTTGATAACGGGGTTGCAAAATTCCCGAAAAGGAAATTTCTTTCTGTGATGGGTTATGGCTATTTGttccttttctttctttctttttttattttcttttttgccTTTGGTCTAGATATCATATATAGAAAGGAAACAATTTTCCAATTATATAACCATGACTGTGTTTTGCTTTACATAAGAGGAATTATTTGTTCAGTGTACTAGTTCATTTCCTGCCTTTGGTATGCTTTTGGATTTTCTTTTTTATGAACAAAACTCACTAGGTGTACGAGTGTTTGGAGGTACTGAATTGTTAAAGTATCatgaattttatgttactttttcTTCAGGAATTTCCATTTGATATATCAAccatgaatgcaaaaactaagaggagaacCGTGACTGAGAATGGTGATACAGGCGAGGACTCTGTTCTTGCGACTATGATCAGTAATGGGGAGGATTTGGGACCTATGGTTAGGCTTTCTTTTGAGACAGGAAAACCTGAAGCGCTTTTGCATCAGCTTAAGCATGTAGTGAAAAAGAAAGAAGTGGAGATTGAGGAGCTTTGCAAGCTTCACTATGAAGATTTCATTCTTGCGGTTGACGAGCTACGCGGTGTCTTGGTTGATGCAGAAGAGCTAAAAAGTGAGCTGGCGAGTGATAACTTTAGGTTACAAGAGGTTGGTAGCGCGCTACTTGTGAAACTTGAAGAGCTTCTCGAATCTTATTCAGTCAAGAAGAATGTTACCGAAGCCATTAAGATGTCGAAGAGCTGTGTTCAAGTGTTGGATCTTTGTGTGAAGTGTAATTATCATGTTTCTGAGGGTCGATTTTATCCGGCTTTAAAAGCTGTTGATCTGATTGAGAAATATTTGCAAAACATTCCTGTGAAGGCACTGCAGTCGCTTATAGCTAAGAGGATACCCTTACTAAAGACGCACATTGAGAAGAGGGTATGCAGTGAAGTTAATGAATGGCTAGTACAAATTAGGAGCGCTGCAAAGGATATTGGACAAACTGCTATTGGATATGCTGCATCTGCTCGGCAAAGGGAAGAGGACATGCTGGCTCGTCAAAGAaaagcagaggagcagagttgttTGGGTTTAGGAGATTTCACCTATACACTGGATGTTGAAGAAATTAATGAGAATTCTGTTCTAAAATTTGATCTGACACCTCTTTATCGAGCTTATCACATTCACAATTGTCTTGGCATCCAAGATCAATTTCGTGAATATTATCACAAAAATCGTTTTTTGCAGCTGAATTCAGACTTACAGATATCGTCAACCCAGCCGTTCCTTGAATCCCATCGGACCTTCTTGGCTCTTGTTGCAGGTTATTTTATCGTTGAAGACCGGGTCTTAAGGACTGCTGGTGGGTTACTTTCACCTACAGAGCTTGAGACAATGTGGGAAACTGCTGTGGCTAAAGTAACTTCAATCTTGGAAGAACAGTTTTCCCATATGGATACTGCAAGTCATCTCCTCCTGGTAAAGGATTGTGTGACCCTCTTCGGTGCAACCCTCAGGCAGTATGGTTATGAAGTGGCCAAGATTCTCGAGACTTTAAACAGTAGTCGTGACAAATATCACGAGCTTCTTTTAACTGAGTGCCGACAACAAATTACTGATGTCATTGCAAATGACTCATATGAGCAGATGGTGATGAAAAAGGAGTCAGATTACCAGGTAAATGTGCTGTTATTCCATCTTCAAACCTCAGACATAATGCCGGCCTTCCCATATATTGCTCCTTTCTCCTCCATGGTGCCTGAATGTTGCCGTGTTGTTCGTTCATTTATTAAGGATTCTGTCAATTACTTGTCTTATGGTGTGGAAATGAACTATTTTGATTTTGTGCGGAAATACCTGGACAAGCTCTTGATTGACGTGTTAAATGAAATCATACTTAACACAATTCATGGTGGCAGCATTGGTGTGTCTCAGGCAATGGGGATTGCTGCTAATATGGCTGTTTTAGAGAGGGCTTGCGATTATTTTATCCAGCATGCTGCACAACAATGTGGAATTCCCAGCAGATCAATCGATAGACCGCAAGGTAGTTTAACGGCCAAGGTTGTTTTTCGAACCTCAAGGGATGCTGCTTATCTTTCTCTGCTGAGTTTAGTTAACTCTAAATTAGATGAATTTATGGCACTTTCTGAAAATGTGAACTGGACTTCCGATGATGCATCTCAGCATGCGAATGAGTACATAAATGAGGTTGTCATTTATCTTGACACTGTTTTGTCCACCGCTCAACAAATTTTACCTCGGGATGCTTTGTACAAAGTTGGTAGTGGTGCCTTTGAACATATATCTAACTCTATCGTTGGAGCTTTTCTCAGTGATAGTGTGAAGAGATTTAGTGTTAATGCAGTCATGAGCATTAACAATGATTTGAAGGCTTTGGAATCTTTCGCGGATGAAAGGTTTCACTCAACTGGCGTACATGAAATATACAAAGATGGGAGCTTTAGAAGTTGCTTGGTAGAAGCCAGACAATTGATAAACCTTCTCTTGAGCAGTCAGCCTGAAAACTTTATGAATCCCGTGATACGGGTAAAGAATTACAATGCTCTTGACTATAAAAAAGTGGCTGCCATCTGTGAGAAGTACAAGGATTCACCTGATGGACTTTTTGGTAGTCTTTCAAACAGGGCCTCGAAGCAAAGTGGCAGAAAAAAGTCCATGGACGTGCTGAAGAAAAGACTAAGGGATTTCAATTGAAAGAGCTTGGAATGTCAATGCTGGATGTCATAGCTGATATTTTCTATTCCTTTTCACTGTTCAAATTTTGGACTCTTAAAATATTTCTGCTAAAACATTATT
It contains:
- the LOC142529986 gene encoding exocyst complex component SEC15A codes for the protein MNAKTKRRTVTENGDTGEDSVLATMISNGEDLGPMVRLSFETGKPEALLHQLKHVVKKKEVEIEELCKLHYEDFILAVDELRGVLVDAEELKSELASDNFRLQEVGSALLVKLEELLESYSVKKNVTEAIKMSKSCVQVLDLCVKCNYHVSEGRFYPALKAVDLIEKYLQNIPVKALQSLIAKRIPLLKTHIEKRVCSEVNEWLVQIRSAAKDIGQTAIGYAASARQREEDMLARQRKAEEQSCLGLGDFTYTLDVEEINENSVLKFDLTPLYRAYHIHNCLGIQDQFREYYHKNRFLQLNSDLQISSTQPFLESHRTFLALVAGYFIVEDRVLRTAGGLLSPTELETMWETAVAKVTSILEEQFSHMDTASHLLLVKDCVTLFGATLRQYGYEVAKILETLNSSRDKYHELLLTECRQQITDVIANDSYEQMVMKKESDYQVNVLLFHLQTSDIMPAFPYIAPFSSMVPECCRVVRSFIKDSVNYLSYGVEMNYFDFVRKYLDKLLIDVLNEIILNTIHGGSIGVSQAMGIAANMAVLERACDYFIQHAAQQCGIPSRSIDRPQGSLTAKVVFRTSRDAAYLSLLSLVNSKLDEFMALSENVNWTSDDASQHANEYINEVVIYLDTVLSTAQQILPRDALYKVGSGAFEHISNSIVGAFLSDSVKRFSVNAVMSINNDLKALESFADERFHSTGVHEIYKDGSFRSCLVEARQLINLLLSSQPENFMNPVIRVKNYNALDYKKVAAICEKYKDSPDGLFGSLSNRASKQSGRKKSMDVLKKRLRDFN